The Vicinamibacterales bacterium region GTGATGAGGCACACAGGTTTGCTCAGGCGTATCATCACAAACTTTTTACTAAATCATTATTTGAAAGCCGGTAGCTAAAGCGTCTATACTGGTATTGTGAGAAGGGCAATTAAATATTTTATTGTAAGCTCCGTTACTTTGTATCTTATTTCTCTGGTATTTTCCGGGCTGTTTTTTGAAAACGGTGTTAAAACGATAATATTAACCGGAATTGCCCTAAGCATAACTTCTCTTATTATTAAACCGGTTATCAATATTCTTCTTCTGCCTTTAAACCTAATAACTTTCGGTCTTTTCAGATGGGTTGGCTATGCCGTGGCGCTATATATAGTCACTTTAATTGTTCCCGGCTTTAAAATTATGGATTTTGCATTTAACGGCCTTGCGTCTTACTGGGTTTCTATTCCCGCCGTCTCATTGCACGGACTTATCGCCTTGATCGCATTTTCTTTCATTATTTCAACGACCTCCTCAATCTTAGATTGGTTATTAAAGTAGCTGAGGTGTTATAATTACTTCTGAAAAATGAACCAACTGTTAACAGTAATACAAATAATTATATCCGTTATCCTGGTTAGCTTTATTCTAATTCAGGCACGGGGTACAGGTTTCGGGAGATCAAGTGGTATCGGTGGAACTAGTTTTACCCGGAGGGGT contains the following coding sequences:
- a CDS encoding phage holin family protein; this encodes MRRAIKYFIVSSVTLYLISLVFSGLFFENGVKTIILTGIALSITSLIIKPVINILLLPLNLITFGLFRWVGYAVALYIVTLIVPGFKIMDFAFNGLASYWVSIPAVSLHGLIALIAFSFIISTTSSILDWLLK